From the Lactuca sativa cultivar Salinas chromosome 9, Lsat_Salinas_v11, whole genome shotgun sequence genome, the window ATAACGATCAGTGGATGCATGAGTTGTGGGTTGTTGTTGAAGCGGGGAGGATAGAAGCACCAATAACATGAAAGGGCACATCCAGTTACCTGAATAAACTACAAGAATAACAATAGAAAGTTTATGTTCTCAAGATGAGGAATTCAAAACAATCAAGTTCAGGTGAAATTAAACCATGTTACAAACTGAAATTTCACTGACTTTCCGTCATTTTCTCTCAAAAACTGAATGTAGATGTCATGCCATGTGAGCAATAGCGAAAGAAGTATCAAATGAGAAAAAGATACTGATCTGCTAAACAAAATATTCAATTacctttatttttgtattttttgatATGGGTCTTCTAGCAAATTTCATTGTCTCCCCTAGCATACTTGATGTGAACTTCAAAGTTTTATCTAGAAAAGATGATTTTGACATCTCTGTGATATTGTAAATTTCCTCCTAATTTTGTATATCATAAATACCAGATCAAGATTAGCGAAATCCAAATATCACACTAATCATCAGAAAATCAACATCATTACATCAGGTACCACAATGTTAAATTAGATTATAACGGTTTAATAATTTTTTCACTTATGTTCGCTTGTAACATTTGATAGAAAAGATATTTGTATCAAACTTAAAAGCATCGCATGTATAATGCCATGGGAATGTGGATTTTAGAAAATATCATTTGGATTTTGAATTATAGACATATTTGCTAACCCCTTGAGTTTCTAAAAATGGAGAGTCGTAAGAATTGCAGGCCCTTAGTAATGTACACgtgttgaaaaatgaaatattatagAGAAAATGTACCAATTCAGGACCATGGATGATGCATCTAACAGTTTTCAACTCTGTAAATGATTGATGCATGTGCTTAGGTCGACCTGTCTTTCTCCATCCTCGTACCTCTATATATAACAATGTATCATAAGATGAATTTTATCTATTTGCAGCATAAATATAACTAAAACCCTAAGAATTAGCTTGACAAGAGGGACATACCTGTAGAGTCTATGGTATCTCCAACTAAAATTCTAAACCAATCAGGAGTCTGTCTATCAACCTCCATTAACTCAAAGAAATCACGGCGACAAAGATAGAACGCTCCTGTGCTTAATTGAAATCCAGACAAATCTCCTCCAAGAATTTCTACCCATCCCTTGTTATTTTCCAAATTTTCTGCAGCTTCTTTATCATCAGTGTAAACAAGGCTCACACCACATTCATGTACCTCCAATCCACTCATTACAACAATAGAGATACTAACTTTATCTCCGGTGTCCAATGTATTACCAATTGGCCAATAGCTTAACCATATACCAACATTACCAAATTCAGGTTTGCCAAAGACTTTGGGGTTGTACATCAAATCAACACCATTGGTTGTACTGATTTTACAAAACCATGACCAATCATCACCGGATATTGAGTACTTGAAAGTTACATCAAGTCCTTTGAGCCTCTTATTCTTGGGAAATGAAGGCAATTCAAAGGACAAAGATGACGATTTTGATAGATACATAGGCTCCATGTTTGGATCCTTTACGTCTGGAAGAGATGTGCTCATTATATCGAATTCATACAATATCTATGCCATGTAAACACTAGAATTCAGTCACATATAATCAGTTTGTAGGTAGAATTGTAAGGTGCTTGTGTGTGCTTATGAATGTGTTTGAAAGAAAAACAGTTTACCTGGACACACGAACTTCTGCCTTTGGTGACCTCATCATCACCAACCAGGCACACCTCAAGATTTTGATATTTCTTTAGCCACTTCATGTGTCCCAAATCATTTTCTTCAAGCTTGACTACAGGCACCAATTTGATAAAGCCTTCAATTTCAGACAAACTTATGCAACCTTCATAGCCAAACTCTTGTAATGTGAATTGAGGTGATTCGAAAGTTATTCTCTCCAGAGATTTACAGTGATATACATACAATTCTTCAAGTGTATTTGGAAGACAAAGAATCCATTTAAGTCGTGAGCACAAAGATAAGTCAAGGACCCGTAGGTTTTTCAGATGATCATAACAAGGGAGGAACTCAAATAGACTATTGCCTAAGTTCAAGTACTGCAAAGATGGTTGAAGGCTAAAACTCAGAGGAAAAGAATCAGTACACTCAAGAAAACAATCCTTGAGGAATAATTGGTGTAATGAATGTGGGAAGGAAAATGTAGGTTGTTCTGCAACTGCTCCACTAAAAGTAGAAGCTACCATCCTTACAAACAAATTTTTGTGCTCCCTTTTGCACAAGTTTTCACACCCTGTCATGTTCAACAGTACAAGACTTTTTAGGTTACCAATGGTTTTACAAACACGAACCAGACTATGACAATTCCAAAGAATCAAAGTCTCGAGATGTGGAATCTTGGACATGTTGCGGATTTCTATTAGATTGAACGAGTCTTTAAGATTTAGAATCTGCAGCGACTGAAGAACCTGTTGCGAAAGTAAAAAGATTTATGTGGCACTCAGTATCTGCATAAAGGCCATTAAAATTCAAAAAGAGGATATTGAATTTCCTACCATGGGTGGGTCGAATACTTCCAAGCTGCTAGAGCTCATGTCTATAGCCACCAAATTTCCCATGAATAAGTCGGATGGTATGGTTCTTAAGTGGAATCCAAGCCAGCAAATCCATCTTAAATCTTCTGAAATATTCTCGTATGACCCGGTGAGTTGCACGAAATTTAGCTGGAGCAATTTTAGTTTATCCATCTTTTGAAGTGCATCTGTCTTGAGGTGGGATGCCTACAAAATTACAGTGAAGAGGGATAGTAATTAAGCATAAGTAAGTTCACCAAGGATTCCCTATGTATTAGGATTCAATTCCTTGAGTATCAATTGAGAATTATCATCTTGCAGTTATAAATCAATTGCTATTAATGAATTGGAATgagacacacacaaacacacatacacacacacaccatcTCTAATCCCTTCTACGCATCCAATTCACACTCGTTCCTAGTATGGTATTTTCAAAAATCAACATATAGTCGATTTTGCATCACTCACCAATCATGCGTTGCATGTTTCTTTACTTTCTACAACTCAGCCTAAAGGGTACAAATCTGCTGCTAAACATCCTCAATGGATGGCCACCATGCATGAAGAAATTGAGGCCTTAGGTGCAAATAACACATGGACCTTAGTGTCTCGACCCTCTCACTCCAACATTGTCGGTTCTAGATGAGTCTATTATACCAAGTATAACTCTGACGGCTCAGTTGAACGTTTCATAGCCCGACTTGTTGCTCAAGGTTTCACCCAAATTCCTGGACTCGATTACTCTCATACTTTTACTCCGGTTGTTAAAGCCTCCTCATTTTGCATTGTTCTATCAGCTTCATGTCAAGAACGCATTTCTGCATGGTCATCTTACTGAGATAGTTTTTATGGAGCAATCGCTTGGGTTTGGGTTTACTGATCGTCAACTTCCTAATCATGTTTGCAAACTAACTAAGGCTCTTTATGGCTTAAAACAGGCCCCTCGTGCCTGGTTTCAACGCCTTAGCACCTTCTTGCTTGCCAATGGGTTTTTCTGTAGCCGTCCTGACAcctccttattcttttttttctcGACATGCATGCATCATGTAACTCGTTGTCTATGTCGCAATCTCATCCTTACTGATAATCAGGAATCTGTCATTACATCCTTCACTGCACGACTACACAAAGATTTTGCTATTAAATATCTTGGTGCTCTGAGTTAAATCATTGGTTTAGAGGTGACTTGTATTGATGATGGTCACTTTTTAAGCAAGTCAAAATATGCCAAACATAATCTTACTCGTTCTGATTTAATTGACTTTAAATCTAGTACGAACACCATTGGCCACTCATGAGACTTTCACAGCTGATGGAATGCTTTTTTTCTGATCCTACTCTTTATCGATCCCTAGTCGGAGCTCTCCAATACTTAACAATTACTAGATCAGATCTCTCATATGCTGTGAATAAAGCTAGCTAATATCTCCATGCGTCTACTGATGCCCATTTAGTCTATGAAAcgcaaggttctaaaaagctcgccATGGCTCCGCCATGGTGCGCCACGAGTCCGAGGCTTGCACCTGCCGCCAAGCTTAGCCAAAACGCCaccttaactcatatatgtgtataaaaatgaataatagttgaaaatacatataaaaagattaattatatacaaaattgtcgccttaagtcacgccttacaaacgccgtgactcgccaaggctcggaaaagcttgagggttgacattgccgccaagtcacgccttacgttatttagaaccttgatgaaACGTATACTAGGGTATGTAAAAGGCACCGTCTCTTTTGGCCTTATTTTCATACTACCTCAAACCAAAAATATTCTTGGGTATTCAGACGCAGATTGCGCTCATTGTCTTGAGACACGCCAGTTTACTTATGGCTATTCAATTTTTCTTGGTGGCAACTTAGTCTCATGGAGTGCTAAGAAACAACCAACCATCTCATGATCTAGTTGTGAGTCAGAATATCGGGACATTACGAACACAGTAACTAAAATTGTTTGGATAACTCATCTTTTATGGGAACATCATGCGCTACCTCCTGATCGCCCTAACTTGCTTTGCGACAACAAAAGTGTCTTATTCATGACTCAAAACCCAGTTGCTCACAAATGTGCTAAACATATTGATCTCGATTACCATTTTGTTCACAAACTAGTAGCTTTGGGCAAACTTTACACAAAATTTGTACCAACTAAGCTTCAGGTGGTAGACATCTTCACTAAAAGTCTTCCGCGTGCTCAATTTGAGCACTTTTGTGCGATGCTACGCCTTGCTCCACCACCCATTCGCTTGAGGGGGGGATATTAGAAAACTAGATAGtaaattatttaattatatattctGTATTTATCTCTACTTTATTATAGGAGTTTATTGTTGTAATCTATTCTATATATACAATACAACACACACACAAATTAACGTGTGGTTGATTTACTAAAACCAACAACTTGACTAAAGTATACCCATAGATGTATAAAAACAAGATGCAAGAATTTTTGGATCAACTTAAAGAGCTTCCATGTTTTCGTTACATATAAATAACAAACATAAGGTTTTAGTGATGTATTACCTTGAATGCGTGCCGCTCTTCCTGTAACATTCGCTTGTCAAGTGCTAGACCTTCCATTGTATTTGAACCCTAAATAGAAAAAAAAGGATGAAACTACAGAATTAAAGATAGACTAAGACAATGTGAATGCAAAAACAAGCTTCAACAAAGGAAGCATCTCACCTTTCCTTTTCGCAGAACATCATAAGAATCCTTACTAAACCAGACTCTACTACGTTTTGCAGGGTCTTTGGGTGATTCTTGATGGACTATTGTTCTCCCCATCTCTTGAAGCAATGGGTGCATCATTAGTTTCTTGTTTGCGGAAACAGACACAAGGCATCTGTTGGTTAGTATTTTGATCCCCGATACAGCAGAGTAATCATGCTCCAATATCTTCACCACATAATCTATGTCTTTGCCGACAAAGAAACAAGAAATATGCAAAAATAACTCTTTGTTAGATTCATGTGGCAAAGAGTTGTAGCTCCTGATAAGTACACGTTGAATTCCAACATCAATATCTCTTCCCAGTAAACTCAATGTACTTTTCCAAAATAGGATGCTATTATCCTGCGCTAGAGAGGAACCCAACACTTCTAGAGCCAACGGATTTCCTTCACAATACTTCAATACCTGTTTTGCAAGCTCCTCGTAACCTTCCATCAGAGTTTTGGATCCAAAGGCATGTCGACTCAAAAGCTCTAATGATTCATCATCATCCAGTAATTTCATTTGGTACTCTTGACACCTCCAAGACCTAGACTCAAACCATTTACCTAGATTGTTGTCTCTAGTTGTTATTAAAATCTTGCTTTGTTTGTTAATATGCCCTGATCCTAGTAAAGCTACCAACTGGCTCGGTTCAATAATGTCATCAAGAAGAATAAGTGCTTTCTTCCCTTGTAATGCCTCTTCAATCTTGAATGTACCTTGACAAACACTAGGTATTTTTCTCTTCTTTCCACCTGAAATATCTGCTAAAAGTTTTTCCTGTATCTGAAGTAGATCATGTGGTTCTTTAGATCTACTACCGATGTCTTCAAGAATGCTAATGCTTTCAAAATTTTGGCTATTTGAGTATACAATGTATCGGGCCAACGTTGTCTTCCCGCTTCCTCCCATGCCACAAATTGCTAAAAATTCTGCATTGGATCCATTTAACCAAGAATGGATATCCTTGTATCGTGTGGCCATCCCTGTTAAATTGACTGGAAGATGGACTTGTTTACGATCTAGTTTATTGTATATGGTGCCAACAATTTCCTTTAGAAACTCTGTTTCAGACCTAGAACAACACAAGAAAATGAACAATTTCATTAGATGATGTTCAATGATTCGTTGACACAcaagaatgaaaatattttcttcaAAAAGGCATATTCACTCGCTAGTTTAAAAAATTAACTAATATTGTACCTTGTTAGTTTAAAACTTACATAAGTCATCTCCCAGGCATAACAAGACCATTTtgctcttatttatttattaattaattattaattattaattattaatcgattaaaagaaatttttttaattaaatatatggtccCTTTACCGTTGCCATTGacaaacaccaccaccaccactacgtTCGATTTTTTGGGTTTGCCGAATGAAGACTCCAACAACCGTATATCTCCTCTCATCACTGTAGTGTGGTCGAATGGTATGAGAAGAAGATAAGATGGGTGTGGCGTGGTATCCTAGCGGCGAAGAAGATCTAGGAGGGGAAGGGGATGGGtagaccaaaaccctaaatcgtCGTCGAAGTGTCAAAACCTAACACCCCcgttcccgagttcaacttaacgagagaaagaaaaggaaatggttggaaatgagaagaaaatgttcccgagtttcattaaaggaaggaaGTGGAAGTGGAGAGAAATGGAATGATCACTTTCCCTCATatctttccttccgatttgggaggatttggaaggaaagaagaaaatgattaattttccttccacttctctccaactcgggaacacaaaagaaaattttattttcctttcctttctcttcttttctctcgtgaccttcttttctcttcttttctctcgtgaccttcttttctcttcttttcttttcttttgataaaCTCGGGAACGGGGTGTAAACCTTAGATCGTCGTTATATCCCTTCATTGATGTGCATCTGGTCACGCTCACCATCATCACATATATACATAACAACCACCTCATATCTAGGTATTCGAACAGAGATGGCGATAGTTATGGTTTCAAACGGTGTTAGGGTTTCACCGCAGATCTACGGTGATGGCGGCTCTACAAGGTCGACTTCTCTGACGAGGCAGCGACTTCAAACGTCGCTAGAAGTGGCTTCATACGTCTGTGGCATGAGTAGGGGTGAGGGAATTGGGTGGAGACTATAATAGATGTAGAGAGAAGATCTGTCGGAGGGTGGAGATGGTGATGGTGGCCGGTAACTGGCCGGCGAGTTGGGTCTCCTCTTTCCCTCTCatcgagtgtgtgtgtgtgtgtgtttccgaTCAGCAACAAAGTGAAGGGTGAGGAAGATGAAGGGAGAGGGTGGTCAGTAGTGTAGTAGgcctttatttttttatatttaaaatttaaaaatcaaaataaaagcatgaaattaattgaaaattaaaaacacaaaGGTATTATCAATTTTGGCACGGACGAAATACGAAACAAAATCGTGTTTCAAACATGAAGGGTGCAAGGTTAAACCAAACAAGGGACCATGGCTGAGTTAAGTTTTGAAAATAAAGACTCTTTTGGCACCAACATGAATGACAATTCATATAATTACTCAACGAATACTTAACTTTCCTAATGCAATTGTAGTACTGATAAAtgtttaaatttgattaaaagttgcACAATgaagatcaaaattcaaataaaaccTGGGTCAATTAAAGTGTTTACAATAGAATAGAAATTTTTTTCACTTTAACTAAACATTAAACTGTAAATGAAAactaaatcaaaatcaaaataaaacaaatattgaTAGATTAAACAAAATTATGTAAATAAATGCCCTTATAGTCCAGTTCGTAAAAGGCTAAAACTGTAAATTGGAGACGTACTGCTCTTTTCGAGAAAGAATCAAAACCTTACTTAGCTCTAGTCAAGAGTCAAACTTGTATATGGTGTATCAATAAGAAGAAATCGTTGCATATCTGTTCCTGATTACATTTTTCTCATTTATTTCTAATTCTTAGACACCATAATAGCCAAATGGGCCAACCCAACTTGTATTTTTTCCTAATTGAATTACATTTTCACCAACTCCTCCGAATTTCTATGAAACAAACATCTCCTAAAAGTTCAAAGTTATtgacaaatttaacaacaaaAAATTGACCGTGTCATGAATTTGATATGTAGACCAAAATTTCGCTAGAGGTTAATACCAATTATGGTCCAATTATTGAATAAAGTACTATCCACTTAAAAATGGTCAAATGGATATCAGTAAAGATTAAACAAGCATACCCAGACAAAACCATGCCGGCCAAATCAGCAACCTCCTTAAGAGCTTTCCTCCACAGGTTGACTTTATCATTTGTCCACTTTGAAGAGGCTTTGACTTCGATTTCGAAGGTTTCATTTTGATTCCTCACGTCAGACGGATCAACGTGATAAAAAACTGGTAGAATGAAATGACTGGACTCCCTTCTTTGCGTGAGGATTAACAGAAGCTCGTCTAGGCACCAAGTGGACGTTGCATAGTTTTTTGACAATACAACTATTGAAGCCCTAGACTCTTTAACTGCACTCTCGATCTCTGGCTTCAGGTGTTCACCTCTGTTGATTTCTTCGTTATCCCTAAAAGTACAAATTCCTGCTCGCTTTAATGCGTAATAAAGATGATCTGTAAAAGAATCACGAGTATCTTCGCCTCTAAAGCTTAGGAAAACATCATATCTGTAAGAATTAGCAGTAGGTGAAGCCGTAGTGCAGGAGGAAGAACAGGAAGCCATTGAAATTTCATATGCGAGGATGGAAGATGAAGTCTTTATTCCATCTTTTATGATagacaaatataataataataaaatatcaaGTGGGTCTGGTTTTAGTCAAAGAAAATATTCACACAACAGCCATACACACCGATGATAAGTGATTAAAGGTCAACAATGTTTTATTTTGttcgaaaaaaaaaactatattattTTTTGTTCATTATATCATAACGTTTTAAAAATATTCAAAAAGAAAACACAATTATCATATGCTACACCA encodes:
- the LOC111896798 gene encoding disease resistance protein RUN1 isoform X1; amino-acid sequence: MASCSSSCTTASPTANSYRYDVFLSFRGEDTRDSFTDHLYYALKRAGICTFRDNEEINRGEHLKPEIESAVKESRASIVVLSKNYATSTWCLDELLLILTQRRESSHFILPVFYHVDPSDVRNQNETFEIEVKASSKWTNDKVNLWRKALKEVADLAGMVLSGSETEFLKEIVGTIYNKLDRKQVHLPVNLTGMATRYKDIHSWLNGSNAEFLAICGMGGSGKTTLARYIVYSNSQNFESISILEDIGSRSKEPHDLLQIQEKLLADISGGKKRKIPSVCQGTFKIEEALQGKKALILLDDIIEPSQLVALLGSGHINKQSKILITTRDNNLGKWFESRSWRCQEYQMKLLDDDESLELLSRHAFGSKTLMEGYEELAKQVLKYCEGNPLALEVLGSSLAQDNSILFWKSTLSLLGRDIDVGIQRVLIRSYNSLPHESNKELFLHISCFFVGKDIDYVVKILEHDYSAVSGIKILTNRCLVSVSANKKLMMHPLLQEMGRTIVHQESPKDPAKRSRVWFSKDSYDVLRKGKGSNTMEGLALDKRMLQEERHAFKASHLKTDALQKMDKLKLLQLNFVQLTGSYENISEDLRWICWLGFHLRTIPSDLFMGNLVAIDMSSSSLEVFDPPMVLQSLQILNLKDSFNLIEIRNMSKIPHLETLILWNCHSLVRVCKTIGNLKSLVLLNMTGCENLCKREHKNLFVRMVASTFSGAVAEQPTFSFPHSLHQLFLKDCFLECTDSFPLSFSLQPSLQYLNLGNSLFEFLPCYDHLKNLRVLDLSLCSRLKWILCLPNTLEELYVYHCKSLERITFESPQFTLQEFGYEGCISLSEIEGFIKLVPVVKLEENDLGHMKWLKKYQNLEVCLVGDDEVTKGRSSCVQILYEFDIMSTSLPDVKDPNMEPMYLSKSSSLSFELPSFPKNKRLKGLDVTFKYSISGDDWSWFCKISTTNGVDLMYNPKVFGKPEFGNVGIWLSYWPIGNTLDTGDKVSISIVVMSGLEVHECGVSLVYTDDKEAAENLENNKGWVEILGGDLSGFQLSTGAFYLCRRDFFELMEVDRQTPDWFRILVGDTIDSTEVRGWRKTGRPKHMHQSFTELKTVRCIIHGPELEEIYNITEMSKSSFLDKTLKFTSSMLGETMKFARRPISKNTKIKFIQVTGCALSCYWCFYPPRFNNNPQLMHPLIVIFRIFITILLIMFFILRVDQLFDETEQYSASQEQEYESEPYSDCQEED
- the LOC111896798 gene encoding disease resistance protein RUN1 isoform X2, coding for MASCSSSCTTASPTANSYRYDVFLSFRGEDTRDSFTDHLYYALKRAGICTFRDNEEINRGEHLKPEIESAVKESRASIVVLSKNYATSTWCLDELLLILTQRRESSHFILPVFYHVDPSDVRNQNETFEIEVKASSKWTNDKVNLWRKALKEVADLAGMVLSGSETEFLKEIVGTIYNKLDRKQVHLPVNLTGMATRYKDIHSWLNGSNAEFLAICGMGGSGKTTLARYIVYSNSQNFESISILEDIGSRSKEPHDLLQIQEKLLADISGGKKRKIPSVCQGTFKIEEALQGKKALILLDDIIEPSQLVALLGSGHINKQSKILITTRDNNLGKWFESRSWRCQEYQMKLLDDDESLELLSRHAFGSKTLMEGYEELAKQVLKYCEGNPLALEVLGSSLAQDNSILFWKSTLSLLGRDIDVGIQRVLIRSYNSLPHESNKELFLHISCFFVGKDIDYVVKILEHDYSAVSGIKILTNRCLVSVSANKKLMMHPLLQEMGRTIVHQESPKDPAKRSRVWFSKDSYDVLRKGKGSNTMEGLALDKRMLQEERHAFKASHLKTDALQKMDKLKLLQLNFVQLTGSYENISEDLRWICWLGFHLRTIPSDLFMGNLVAIDMSSSSLEVFDPPMVLQSLQILNLKDSFNLIEIRNMSKIPHLETLILWNCHSLVRVCKTIGNLKSLVLLNMTGCENLCKREHKNLFVRMVASTFSGAVAEQPTFSFPHSLHQLFLKDCFLECTDSFPLSFSLQPSLQYLNLGNSLFEFLPCYDHLKNLRVLDLSLCSRLKWILCLPNTLEELYVYHCKSLERITFESPQFTLQEFGYEGCISLSEIEGFIKLVPVVKLEENDLGHMKWLKKYQNLEVCLVGDDEVTKGRSSCVQILYEFDIMSTSLPDVKDPNMEPMYLSKSSSLSFELPSFPKNKRLKGLDVTFKYSISGDDWSWFCKISTTNGVDLMYNPKVFGKPEFGNVGIWLSYWPIGNTLDTGDKVSISIVVMSGLEVHECGVSLVYTDDKEAAENLENNKGWVEILGGDLSGFQLSTGAFYLCRRDFFELMEVDRQTPDWFRILVGDTIDSTEVRGWRKTGRPKHMHQSFTELKTVRCIIHGPELFIQVTGCALSCYWCFYPPRFNNNPQLMHPLIVIFRIFITILLIMFFILRVDQLFDETEQYSASQEQEYESEPYSDCQEED